AGATTATATCGAATGATGGTGAGGTAGTCGCTTTAATAAAGCCGCAGTTTGAAGCTGGAAGAGACGAAGTAGGCAAAAAAGGCATTGTAAGAGAGGCTAAGGTTCATGTGAAAGTCATTGAAGATATCATTCGCTTCTGCGAAAGTTTATCCTTTTCTGTCATGGGCTTGACCTTTTCTCCTATTCGAGGAGGCGAAGGGAATATTGAGTTCCTTGTTTACTTAAAAAACACACAGGAAACCGCCGCACCTTTAACAGCTAGTGAGATAAAACAAGTGGTGACAGAAGCGCACCACCAATAGTTGTATGGTACCAAAGAGAGAGGCAGATGATAACCATGTGTCTCTTTTTCGTCGGAATTTACTTTATTCATGAATTGTATAAATATAAATATTCGTTTATAATGGCATGAGAAACTAATTACTGGAGGAACATGTAATGAATAAAGGACAGCGACACATAAAAATTAGAGATATCATTGTGAATCAGGAAGTGGAAACGCAGGATGACCTCGTAGATCAATTAAGATCAGCTGGTTTTAATGTGACACAAGCGACGGTAAGTCGGGATATTAAAGAGCTTCATCTCGTTAAAGTCCCAATGATGGATGGCAGGTACAAGTATAGCCTTCCATCCGATCAGCGTTTTAATCCATTACAAAAGTTGAAAAGAGCTTTAATGGACAGCTTTGTTTCAATTGACCATACAAATAATTTAATCGTGATGAAAACATTGCCAGGTAATGCTAACGCGGTAGGGGCACTTATTGACAATTTAGATTGGCCGGAAATTATGGGGAACATAAGTGGAGATGACACCATCTTAATTATTTGCCGACAAAATGCGGATACAGCCCCTCTCACTGAAAAATTCCTCAACATGCTTTAATTTTTTCCGGATGAGCAAACCTAGTTGAAAAGGTGGAGTAAAGATGCTGATGGAATTATCGATTCGCAACTTTGCAATTATAGACGAGATATCTATTTCTTTTGAGGAAGGCTTGATAGTACTAACGGGAGAAACAGGTGCGGGAAAGTCCATTATTATTGATGCCATTGGCCTTCTCATTGGAGGACGAGGATCTGTTGATTTCGTTAGGCATGGAAGTAAACGAGCAGAAATAGAAGGGATGTTTTCAGTCGAAGCATCGATTTCTAAGGAGTTAGCTACATTATTAGAAGATATGGGGATCGCTTCTAACGAAGAGCCAACCATCGTCTTAAGAAGAGAAATGACAACGCAAGGTAAAAGTATTTGCAGAGTAAATGGGAAGTTAACGACGTTAGCTCTTCTTCGTGAAGTGGGACAATTACTTGTTGATATACATGGTCAACATGAGCACCAAAAATTACTCCAAGCGGATAAACACTTAACATTTCTTGACAGGTATGCTGGTACCTCTTTAGATAAAACAAAACGTGAATATGAAAAGCTTTATGACCAATTTATTAAAAAACGAGAGCAACTTCTCCAGCTCTCAGAAAACGAACAACAAATGGCTCAGCGGCTAGATTTAATTCAATATCAATTTAAGGAAATAGAAAATGCTAAACTAGAATTGAATGAGGACAAAGAACTTGATGATGAAAGGCAAAAATTAAACAATAGTGAAGCCCTTTATAAAACGGTTCATGGCGCTTACGAGTCGCTTTACGGTGAAGGAAAAGGTCTTGAGTGGGCAATGACGGCCATGAATCAAATAGAGGAAGCAGCAAGCATGGATCCAGAATTACAGCCAGTAAAGGAGACCATTGCTAATTGCTATTACCTACTGGAAGAAGCATCATTTTCCTTAAGAGATTATTATGAAGGTATCGCATTTGACCCTGATCGACTGAACACAATTGAAGCGCGACTAAGTGAAATTAGTCAATTAAAACGGAAATATGGTGACACAGTAAACGATATATTAGAATATGCTGCGGCAGTTGAAGAAGAAATAGATACGCTCACAAACAGAGAGCAAAGACTCGTACAATGGGAGGAAGAACTATGCTCCCTTGTAAAAGATTTAACGATTGAAGGGGAGCATTTATCCCAATTGCGACAAAAACATGCAGTCAAATTAAAAAAAGCCATTCAGCAACAGCTAAAAGAGCTTTATATGAAAGAAACTGTGTTTGACGTTGCATTTAATAAAGTATCAGCGACTAGCGTGACTATTCAGCAGCTATTAAAATCCAGCCCATTTACTAAAACGGGGATGGATCAGGTGTCGTTTATGGTGGCAACTAACCAAGGTGAGCCGCTAAAACCTGTTGCTAAAGTGGCTTCAGGCGGCGAAATTTCCCGGATGATTTTAGCCTTGAAAGCCATTCTTGCAAAGCACGAAGGGGTGACATCGATTATTTTTGATGAAGTGGATACTGGTGTAAGCGGACGGGTTGCCCAGGCGATAGCCGAAAAAATTTATCGCGTCTCAATTGGATCACAAGTTTTGTGTATTACTCATTTACCTCAAGTAGCAGCTATGGCAGATACACACTTGTTTATTGAAAAAAAACAGCAAAATGGAAGAACGCAAACGGTCGTTCGTCCATTAAATGAGAGAGAACAAACTGAAGAAATAAGTCGCATGATATCTGGTGTTGAAATCACTGATTTAACGAGAGAACATGCGCGAGAATTAATTATTCAAGCAAAAGAGACAAAACTAAAATAGGTCTACTTTGACTTTAATCGTAAAAAAACTAACCAATAAAGGTTAGTTTTTTTCTGTGCAACGAGTTATAAATGTCCGTTCAAAAGGCAAAATTAGTATTACAGCCATGGTGGAGGTGAAGGTTAGAGACGAGGAGAGTGAAAAAGGTTGAAATTACGGATCCGAAAAATAACGGGAATACTTCTCCTTGTTATTCTGTTCTCTGCGGCATTTTATCCACCTGTCCAAAAATATTTTCACATCCCACACAATGTGACAATATTCGAAGGACAGACATTGGAATTTCCAGAATTCACTACTATATTTACGCACGATAAATCCGCTGTTACGGTAAATAACGATAAACAGGGAGTCACAGGTTTGGCATCCTCAACTAGCGATGTTAGTTTGCAGGCGATGGGACTTCCAATAAAGTCTACTGAGGTGACTGTGTACCCAGAATTAAAAGTCATCCCAGGAGGCCAATCAATCGGAGTTAGAGTCCATACAGACGGCGTGCTCGTAGTAGGATATCATCTTATGGAAACAGATGCAGGAAAAGTATCACCGGGAGAATCATCAGATATAAGAGTTGGTGACAGCATTATTAAAATGAATGGTAAAGCGATTAAAGAGATGAGTGACGTGCAGCCTGTCGTTCAAGAGGCGGGTAAAAACGGTAAACCCATTAAATTTGAAATTAAACGAAATGGACGAAAAATGGAAAAGGAATTAACACCTGTAAAAGGAAAAGGTGATCAACGGTATCATCTAGGATTATACATTAGAGATTCGGCGGCAGGGGTAGGGACACTAACGTTTTATGAACCAGAGTCAAAAAAATATGGTGCGTTAGGACATGTCATTTCCGACATGGAGACGAAAGAGCCTATCGAAATTGATAAAGGTGAAATCATCAAATCAAATGTGACCTCAATCGAAAAGGGGTTGACTGGAGAGCCTGGGGAAAAATTAGCGCGCTTTTCGAATGATAAAAAAGTATTAGGTGACATTGTGAAAAACACACAGTTTGGAATTTTTGGTACATTAAAGGATCAATTAGAGGAACACAGAGAAATCGAACCTTTAGAAATTGGTCTCTCACATCATATTAAGGAAGGACCAGCAGAAATACTCACTGTCGTTGAAGGGGATGAGGTAAAACGTTTTAATATTGACATTATAAGTAGTACTCCACAACAATCCCCTGCAACAAAGGGGATGGTCATAAAAGTGACTGATAAGGAATTACTTGATAAAACGGGTGGTATTGTGCAAGGGATGAGTGGTAGTCCCATTATTCAAGATGATAAAATCATTGGAGCTGTTACCCATGTATTTGTAAATGATCCTTCTTCAGGGTATGGGTGTCATATTGAATGGATGTTAAATGATGCAGGGATCGACTTAAAAGATAAAACAAAAGAAGCCAGTTAACTTAATATGTGAGTTAAACAAGCACCAGCGTTGGGTGCTTGTTTTATTTGTTGAAAGTGGCAAGAGTTAAGAGAAAGCTATTTATAAAACAGATATGTTATAATAAAGATTATTCGACAAACGGTTACGTAATTTCACAGTATAAATCGAAAGTGGTCGAATACGTGAGTATTTTTGATTAAATGAGAGGAAATCAATGATTATTTAGAAAAAAATAAAAAATTAAAAGGATTTGAATGGTGGCTGTCGAATATGAAGACTGAGCTAGTATAAAAATAATTTTGGGAGGCAATAGTGTGGAAAAAGTAAAAGTGTGTGTAGCAGATGACAACCGTGAATTAGTGAATCTTCTAGAAGATTATATTTTATCACAAGATGATATGGATGTGGTTGGAAAAGCTTATAACGGTCAAGAATGTCTGAATGTTGTTGAAGAAGTGCAACCTGATGTGCTTATTCTTGATATTATAATGCCACATTTAGATGGTCTTGCGGTACTAGAGAAATTAAACGAATTAAACCTTGAAAAGCGTCCAAATATTATTATGCTAACAGCTTTTGGACAGGAAGATGTCACAAAAAAAGCAGTTGACTTAGGAGCTGCTTATTACGTTTTAAAGCCATTTGATATGGATACTTTAATGAATAAAATTCGTGATGTGTCTGGTCAAAGTCATAACACATATAGCCAGAGGCCATCAACATCTGCAGCAGAATTGCGTCGTGAGAATAAGCCGATGAATTTAGATGCGAGTATCACAAGTATAATCCATGAAATCGGTGTCCCAGCACATATTAAAGGCTATATGTACTTAAGAGAAGCGATCACTATGGTGTACAATGATATAGAATTGCTCGGCTCTATTACAAAAGTCCTTTACCCAGACATCGCTAAAAAATTTAATACGACAGCGAGTCGTGTAGAACGGGCGATCCGCCATGCCATAGAAGTAGCTTGGAGCAGAGGAAATATCGAATCCATTTCAAAAATGTTCGGATATACAGTAAATGTCTCAAAAGCAAAGCCAACAAATTCTGAATTTATTGCCATGGTTGCAGATAAACTACGGATTGAACACAAGGTTAGTTAAATTAAATCTTACGAAGTAACCCCCTGTTTATTGGACATGTCCGGTAGTAGGGGGTTTTTGTATGCGTGAAAATGAGCGTCAGCTTGTCAATAATCGGGTCATTAGCGGTATCTCACCGTCTATTTAAGCTATTGACATGGCTATTTAAGAGAAATTTCTCCGTCTATTTCTCTAATCGAGTTCTTAGCCTGATCCCCAACCGATGAGAGCGCATCCTCTCGATATCAAAGTTGGGAATCAGTCTCTTTTTATCGACTAGCTGAGAAAGCGAACTCTGCTAATGGTAAACGGATCATGGTACAATTATTATTGGCTTTAGTGAATCAAAAAAGCATTAGCGTTCGCCCCTGAAAGTGTGACGATAACTAATGTAGAGGATGATAGTGTGAAGGCTGGATATGACTGCATAAAAGAGCTGTAACGTATCTTTTGCAGGGATCCACTTATTTACCCACTTCTTGAGAAAATAAATTTGGGACAAGAAAATAGTTCTACTTTTTGGCGAAAATAAATGCGATAGCAACTACAAAAGAACAAGAAACCCGACTATTTTTCAAACTATAATAAAGAAAACCATATAAGGAAAGGGAAGGATATATCATGACTAAACATCAAATATATACAATGAGTGTCGCAAAAGTCTATCCGCATTATGTTACAAAGGCGGAGAAAAAAGGACGAACAAAAACAGAAGTGGATGAAATCATCCGTTGGTTGACAGGATATAGCCAGAAAGAGTTAGAGGATCAACTGGAAAAACAGACAAACTTTGAGACCTTTTTTGCGGAAGCTCCCCAACTGAATCCTTCCCGGACTTTGATCAAAGGAGTGATCTGCGGTATCCGTGTGGAAGACATCGAGGAACCAACTATGCAGGAAATTCGCTATTTGGATAAATTGATAGATGAGTTAGGAAAAGGAAAAGAGATGGAAAAGATTTTGCGGTGATTTCAGCTGGAAATATAAAAAATAGGTATAGCTGATTTTTGTTAAAACAACAATAACACTTTACAAATGGGTCTCTTGACGTGTATGTCATTAAATGAGAATTTTGCACAAAATATACTTTAGTCAACAAATTCATATGAGATGTTAAAGTTTAATTGGTTAAAGCGCTAAAATTGTTGTAGGGGCTATATGTGTATGGAGCCGAGTCAGTGGAATTCATTGTGTTCTCAATACAGTCACCAGTCATAAAGCAAAACCGATCAATTCCGAATTTATCCCACTCTTAAGGGGCAGTAAAACCCCCACTGATTGAAGCTTAGCTTTATTGTCATGATAAACTACGTATTAAACATAAGGTTAGTTAAGTGACAACTGTTTTAACTTATCACTCATAATTTAGCAGTTCTAGCTTTACCGCCCAATAAATCAAACTGATTTGTTGGGTTCTTCACATAGAAGAAATATTTGGAATAGATTTAAGCGTGGAAAATACAACGTCATATTTTTTACATCCTCCACGTAATAGCAGTTAACAAAAGAAGGAAGTCAGGTAAAGTCAAATTGCTTTCTCGTTAAAAAGTAAATTGACAATAACTTATACCTCTAAAGAAAGAGAAGGGGGAAAAGCTAATTTTGAGGAGTTAAAAAGGCTACCTCAAGTAAAAAGACAGAGCATGAAAGGGGAGAGAAAATGGAAGATTATGCTCGCTTAAAAAAGGGGCTTGAAGAGCAGAAAAAAATCTTGAGTGAGCGTTTAAAGGCGTATGATGATTATGGACTTGACCATGGATTTGCATCGAGTATTTCGTCAGGTGAATTATCACAATATGATAATCATCCAGCAGATAGCGCCACCGAACTTTACGAAAGAGAAAAAGATATTGCGCTTCATGAGAAAATCATTCTCGAATTAAAAGCGATTGAACATGCATTAAATAAATTCGAAAATGGCACCTACGGTATTTGTGAAGTCACTGGACAACAAATTCCTTATGAACGTTTAGAAGCGAAACCGACGGCAAAAACGATCATCCAACATGCAAGTAATAACCATTATTTTTCTCGACCAGTTGAGGAAGATGTGCTAGAAGATTTTAGAAAATATAATTTCGATAAAGCTCAGGATGAAACGCAATTTGATGCTGAGGACTCTTGGCAAGCTGTAGCACGCTTTAATGAGCTCCCTATGGTTTTTGAGGATTCATCGCTTGATGAAAATAGTGAATTAATTGGCTATGTAGAAGAAATTGAAGGATTTTTATCCACTGGTATTGAAGGTTATAAAGGTGAAGAGAGTGTTGAGTTCCAGCGGAATAGTCATTATGATCATTATCTCAATAATAAATAGCGTTACATTACCCCCGACGAGCACAGCTTTTCGGGGGATTCTAGTGTTGCGTGCGTTTTGATAATAACAAAAGGAACAATAAAATAACTTTAAAGCATTTGCATAAAACGGCAAGGGAATGGAATGGGTCATCTTTGTTATCTAAGTGTTTTTTTATTTTGAAATCTAGGCGCGACTTTATTATTTTTACGATCCCTATGTAAAATAAAGCCTCCGATAAGCCAGATCCCAACAGCGAGAGCGATGATACCGACAAAAAATTGGACATAAAGGGTCTGATAAGGGGAAATTAACTGTCCAAATAATGTGTCTCGCATTAACTTAATACCGTAGCCTGCTGTAAATATAGGGATAAGTAGAATAATCAAAGCAATAAAACGTTGAAATGTCATAAAAGTGATGTCCTTTCTCTTTTCAACTTCACCGCTATTTTAACGTAAAATTGAAAGGAGGTCGAGCCGTAAACAGACAGAAAGCTTGTTATAAAATGATCGGTAACACTTTTATTATGGAAAAAAACCTGTATAGTGGAAAGTGGTATGAAAATTATTGCAGACATGTAACCCGGGTATGAGCCTACAAGAAGGAGGAAACGTGACATGAAGAAAGCGCTCATTATAGGATCAGACAAAAACTGTACATTTCTTGTTAAAGTTCTTTCCCAAACCGATCATCTAGAAGTCATTGGTATCGTGTGTCATGAAAAATCAGCGACGCGTTCAACATATCTGGAGCATAAGTTACATGTTTACGATAATTGGAAATCTGCTGTAGATGACTTTACGCTTAACATTATTATTGAGATGACTGGTAGCACTTATTTATATAAAGACATCCTCGCTTATGTCAAAGAACGAGATATTATTGTTATACCTCATTCAATAGCGTGTATTCTACTCCATTTATTAGAGGAAAAAGAAGACCTTATAGATGAAATTAGTAACCATCACGAAAAAATTAAAAATATCGTTGAGGCCACACATGATGGCATGATAGCCATTGACAGTAGCGAAAAAATAACCCTCATGAATCGTCGTGCTGAACAAATTTCTTCCATTTCAGCAGCAAATGCTATAGGGAAAAAAATTAATCATGTTATTCCATCGAGTCAACTTCCTCGTGTTTTACAAACAAAGGAAGTAGAAAGAAATAAAAAACAATTTATTTCTAAAGATAAGACAATTGTTACAACACGTGTTCCCATGATGAAAAACCAAGAATTAATCGGAGCACTTGGGGTCTTTAAAGATGTCACTGAAATCACGAAAATGGCAGAAGAAGTGACAAATTTAAAAAGCGTTCAAACAATGCTAGAAGCAATTATTAACTCGTCAAATGATGCCATTTCTGTCGTTGATGAAAAAGGAATTGGTATGTTAATTAATCCAGCGTACACACGACTAACGGGTCTCACTAAAGATAAAGTCCTTGGTCAGCCAGCAACGGCAGATATTTCAGAAGGTGAAAGCATGCACCTGAAAGTACTAAAAACGAAAATGCCTGTTCGGGGTGTACGTATGAAGGTAGGACCAGCTAAAAGGGATGTCATTGTAAATGTAGCA
The Salipaludibacillus sp. LMS25 DNA segment above includes these coding regions:
- the argR gene encoding transcriptional regulator AhrC/ArgR; protein product: MNKGQRHIKIRDIIVNQEVETQDDLVDQLRSAGFNVTQATVSRDIKELHLVKVPMMDGRYKYSLPSDQRFNPLQKLKRALMDSFVSIDHTNNLIVMKTLPGNANAVGALIDNLDWPEIMGNISGDDTILIICRQNADTAPLTEKFLNML
- a CDS encoding TraR/DksA C4-type zinc finger protein, with the translated sequence MEDYARLKKGLEEQKKILSERLKAYDDYGLDHGFASSISSGELSQYDNHPADSATELYEREKDIALHEKIILELKAIEHALNKFENGTYGICEVTGQQIPYERLEAKPTAKTIIQHASNNHYFSRPVEEDVLEDFRKYNFDKAQDETQFDAEDSWQAVARFNELPMVFEDSSLDENSELIGYVEEIEGFLSTGIEGYKGEESVEFQRNSHYDHYLNNK
- the spoIVB gene encoding SpoIVB peptidase, whose product is MKLRIRKITGILLLVILFSAAFYPPVQKYFHIPHNVTIFEGQTLEFPEFTTIFTHDKSAVTVNNDKQGVTGLASSTSDVSLQAMGLPIKSTEVTVYPELKVIPGGQSIGVRVHTDGVLVVGYHLMETDAGKVSPGESSDIRVGDSIIKMNGKAIKEMSDVQPVVQEAGKNGKPIKFEIKRNGRKMEKELTPVKGKGDQRYHLGLYIRDSAAGVGTLTFYEPESKKYGALGHVISDMETKEPIEIDKGEIIKSNVTSIEKGLTGEPGEKLARFSNDKKVLGDIVKNTQFGIFGTLKDQLEEHREIEPLEIGLSHHIKEGPAEILTVVEGDEVKRFNIDIISSTPQQSPATKGMVIKVTDKELLDKTGGIVQGMSGSPIIQDDKIIGAVTHVFVNDPSSGYGCHIEWMLNDAGIDLKDKTKEAS
- a CDS encoding DUF2627 domain-containing protein, translating into MTFQRFIALIILLIPIFTAGYGIKLMRDTLFGQLISPYQTLYVQFFVGIIALAVGIWLIGGFILHRDRKNNKVAPRFQNKKTLR
- the recN gene encoding DNA repair protein RecN; protein product: MLMELSIRNFAIIDEISISFEEGLIVLTGETGAGKSIIIDAIGLLIGGRGSVDFVRHGSKRAEIEGMFSVEASISKELATLLEDMGIASNEEPTIVLRREMTTQGKSICRVNGKLTTLALLREVGQLLVDIHGQHEHQKLLQADKHLTFLDRYAGTSLDKTKREYEKLYDQFIKKREQLLQLSENEQQMAQRLDLIQYQFKEIENAKLELNEDKELDDERQKLNNSEALYKTVHGAYESLYGEGKGLEWAMTAMNQIEEAASMDPELQPVKETIANCYYLLEEASFSLRDYYEGIAFDPDRLNTIEARLSEISQLKRKYGDTVNDILEYAAAVEEEIDTLTNREQRLVQWEEELCSLVKDLTIEGEHLSQLRQKHAVKLKKAIQQQLKELYMKETVFDVAFNKVSATSVTIQQLLKSSPFTKTGMDQVSFMVATNQGEPLKPVAKVASGGEISRMILALKAILAKHEGVTSIIFDEVDTGVSGRVAQAIAEKIYRVSIGSQVLCITHLPQVAAMADTHLFIEKKQQNGRTQTVVRPLNEREQTEEISRMISGVEITDLTREHARELIIQAKETKLK
- the spo0A gene encoding sporulation transcription factor Spo0A, with translation MEKVKVCVADDNRELVNLLEDYILSQDDMDVVGKAYNGQECLNVVEEVQPDVLILDIIMPHLDGLAVLEKLNELNLEKRPNIIMLTAFGQEDVTKKAVDLGAAYYVLKPFDMDTLMNKIRDVSGQSHNTYSQRPSTSAAELRRENKPMNLDASITSIIHEIGVPAHIKGYMYLREAITMVYNDIELLGSITKVLYPDIAKKFNTTASRVERAIRHAIEVAWSRGNIESISKMFGYTVNVSKAKPTNSEFIAMVADKLRIEHKVS
- a CDS encoding DUF2200 domain-containing protein yields the protein MTKHQIYTMSVAKVYPHYVTKAEKKGRTKTEVDEIIRWLTGYSQKELEDQLEKQTNFETFFAEAPQLNPSRTLIKGVICGIRVEDIEEPTMQEIRYLDKLIDELGKGKEMEKILR